The proteins below are encoded in one region of Kogia breviceps isolate mKogBre1 chromosome 8, mKogBre1 haplotype 1, whole genome shotgun sequence:
- the CCL21 gene encoding C-C motif chemokine 21, whose protein sequence is MAQSLILSILVLVLAFCAPQTQGSDGGAQDCCLKYSLRKIPTHVVRSYRKQEPSLGCPIPAILFSPRKRSQPELCADPKKAWVQQLMQRLDKPPAPWKPTQDCKKDKGAPKSGKKGKGSKGCKRTETPKGP, encoded by the exons atggctcagtcGCTCATTCTGAGCATCCTTGTCCTAGTCCTGGCCTTCTGCGCCCCCCAGACCCAAG GCAGTGATGGAGGAGCACAGGACTGTTGCCTCAAGTACAGCCTAAGGAAGATTCCCACCCACGTTGTCCGCAGCTACCGGAAGCAGGAACCAAGCCTGGGATGCCCCATCCCAGCTATCCT GTTCTCGCCTCGGAAACGCTCTCAGCCAGAGCTATGTGCAGACCCTAAAAAGGCCTGGGTGCAGCAGCTGATGCAGCGTCTGGACAAGCCACCAGCTCCATGGAAACCAACCCAGGACTGTAAGAAGGACAAGGGGGCCCCCAAGTCTGGCAAGAAGGGAAAGGGCTCCAAAGGCTGTAAGAG GACTGAGACCCCAAAAGGGCCATAG